A portion of the Bacillus sp. es.034 genome contains these proteins:
- a CDS encoding cell wall-binding repeat-containing protein — MKKKIAMLVVTMAMVLVVPMLASAEKNVVIDPGHGGWDSGTSGFSGNSTGFYEKHANLAISEKLRDKLKAAGFNVFMTRTDNTNYLSLEERTNLANTFAKGKNDQTVFVSVHHNAAPTNPYVSGFESYHYDNKYAWEAEYPPDPIQVAYGSESRRLAERVHPSTLKSIGTSDNGMRNNQAFYVIRNTQMPSLLLEMGYMSNPAEEGLVKTWSFQNNAAEGIKNGIVSFFKVFEVYKADGKRLKIYDTQNEAVEYSKSQANTYVFDKYQQKKVYENLNEFGVYQKGKEKLKTYPIKEDAIKYAGTLANTRVIDEHTEKILWSNYLPKKYSVQTKDGKSLWSYYDLKSAIDYAKWKATPLKVVDIDSKGVIWSSIDGVSINRFINDTNLIGLDRIETSIKVSKDLYPNGFASSKAKKAVVLATAFDFADALSVGPLAAQLDNAPILLTDKGYLPSEVEKELARLNADEVFMIGGKGAVSNAVQDRLAKLGLKVTRFGGADRYETNLLINKQLTNVKGVFAASGKNYADALGAAPIASANQWAIVLTGKDSINSSALSYLKGKQVKVLGGGNAISSTVEQSIKKYSTNVERLSGADRYKTLARVLTEFKSVMGSDKFIVSTGTNYPDALTASALSVKTKAPIVLVGDSLDGRLEDFILEYQPSGGVKEVIKVGGKVDDSIIDKMKNVLY; from the coding sequence ATGAAGAAAAAGATTGCGATGCTTGTTGTTACAATGGCGATGGTACTTGTCGTTCCTATGCTGGCATCAGCAGAAAAGAATGTCGTCATTGACCCAGGTCACGGAGGTTGGGATTCAGGAACATCAGGATTTTCTGGGAATTCAACTGGATTTTATGAAAAGCATGCCAATCTGGCAATCTCGGAGAAATTAAGAGATAAGTTGAAAGCTGCAGGGTTTAATGTATTTATGACCCGCACAGACAATACGAACTATTTGAGTCTAGAGGAACGTACAAATCTAGCCAATACATTTGCCAAGGGGAAAAATGATCAGACCGTATTCGTCTCAGTCCATCACAATGCGGCACCTACCAACCCGTATGTAAGTGGATTCGAATCGTATCATTATGATAATAAGTATGCTTGGGAAGCGGAATATCCACCGGATCCCATTCAAGTGGCCTATGGAAGTGAGTCCAGGAGATTAGCAGAAAGGGTCCATCCAAGTACCTTGAAATCAATCGGTACTTCAGATAATGGAATGAGGAATAATCAGGCATTCTATGTGATCCGTAATACGCAAATGCCTTCTCTGTTGTTGGAAATGGGCTATATGTCGAACCCCGCAGAAGAAGGGCTGGTCAAGACATGGTCATTCCAGAATAATGCTGCAGAAGGAATCAAAAATGGGATTGTTTCGTTCTTCAAAGTGTTCGAAGTCTACAAGGCAGACGGAAAACGCTTAAAGATCTATGACACGCAGAATGAAGCCGTAGAATATTCGAAATCGCAGGCAAATACATATGTATTTGATAAATATCAGCAGAAGAAAGTGTATGAGAATCTGAATGAATTCGGTGTCTATCAAAAAGGGAAGGAAAAGCTTAAAACCTACCCGATTAAAGAAGATGCCATAAAGTATGCCGGAACGCTTGCTAATACTAGAGTAATAGATGAACACACTGAAAAGATCCTTTGGTCTAATTATTTACCCAAAAAATATAGTGTTCAAACCAAAGATGGAAAAAGCTTATGGTCATATTATGACTTGAAGAGTGCAATCGATTACGCAAAGTGGAAAGCGACGCCTCTTAAAGTGGTCGACATTGATTCCAAAGGCGTCATCTGGTCAAGTATCGACGGCGTGTCGATCAATCGCTTTATCAACGATACAAACTTAATCGGCCTCGATCGAATCGAGACGTCCATCAAGGTTTCCAAAGACCTTTATCCGAATGGTTTCGCAAGCTCAAAAGCGAAGAAAGCCGTCGTATTGGCAACAGCCTTTGATTTCGCAGATGCACTGTCTGTAGGGCCACTGGCAGCCCAATTGGATAATGCTCCTATTCTATTGACAGACAAAGGTTATCTGCCATCCGAAGTAGAAAAAGAGCTTGCAAGATTGAATGCTGACGAAGTATTCATGATTGGTGGAAAAGGGGCCGTTTCAAATGCGGTTCAGGATCGTTTAGCGAAGCTTGGTCTTAAGGTCACACGATTTGGTGGAGCCGATCGTTATGAAACGAACCTGCTCATCAATAAGCAGCTGACGAATGTAAAAGGTGTATTTGCAGCATCCGGTAAGAATTATGCCGATGCCCTGGGTGCCGCACCGATTGCTTCAGCGAATCAGTGGGCAATTGTGTTAACCGGGAAAGACAGCATCAATTCTTCCGCTCTTTCCTACTTAAAAGGAAAACAAGTGAAGGTACTGGGTGGAGGAAACGCGATTTCTTCAACCGTCGAACAGTCGATCAAGAAATACTCAACCAACGTGGAAAGACTTTCAGGAGCCGACCGTTACAAAACCCTTGCGAGAGTGCTGACTGAATTCAAATCAGTCATGGGTTCAGACAAGTTCATCGTTTCGACTGGAACGAATTACCCTGATGCCCTGACAGCTTCTGCCCTTTCCGTGAAAACAAAAGCTCCAATCGTCTTAGTCGGCGATTCACTGGATGGTAGACTAGAAGATTTCATTCTTGAATACCAGCCTTCAGGTGGAGTGAAAGAAGTCATCAAAGTCGGCGGTAAGGTCGATGATTCCATAATTGATAAAATGAAAAATGTCTTGTATTAA
- a CDS encoding oligosaccharide flippase family protein produces the protein MFKHTFIYFLSKGVPGIINFVAIALYTRLLSPSEYGEYALVIAAVTFVNTTLFHWLRLGLLRYNPKYEGNQKAMFISSITATFISMTILTIFLGTGAFIVYTPFNSMALLWFLGIGLLTMQSMFDLFTEYLRSELSSKLFGVVTALKVVLSLIVAVILIKFFGFGAEGIVLGLIIGIFLSIVFFIPKYMHLVSIKMIDRDMIKEVVKYSVPFIAALSMEAIILNTDRYLIGWLMDKASVGIYAVSYDLAKQILFLLMMIINLAAYPLVVKALETGGIKECQKQLNQNTSLLLLVSVPATTGMILLSDSFTDIFLGESYQGKAAVIFSLISLAIFIQGFKMYYFDLAFQLGKNTKLQIWPVLAAAILNVVLNLLLIPKYGIFGSAYATIISYVVSVLLSALIGKRIFPLTFPFKEVGKIFIATGIMALCVWPALGIGGIPGFIVQIVVGIAAYGAVILALDVNGIRQLIMRRMKKSPQ, from the coding sequence ATGTTTAAGCATACATTCATTTATTTTCTATCAAAAGGTGTACCCGGAATCATCAACTTTGTGGCAATCGCCCTTTATACCCGTCTTCTCTCACCAAGTGAATACGGTGAATATGCCCTTGTGATCGCGGCGGTCACCTTTGTAAATACAACATTATTCCACTGGCTCCGCTTAGGACTTCTCCGCTATAACCCTAAGTACGAAGGCAACCAGAAAGCGATGTTCATCAGCTCGATCACAGCGACCTTCATCTCGATGACCATCTTGACGATCTTCCTTGGTACAGGGGCATTCATCGTCTATACGCCTTTCAATTCCATGGCCCTGCTCTGGTTTCTGGGAATCGGATTGCTGACGATGCAAAGCATGTTCGACCTGTTCACGGAATACTTACGCTCAGAGCTTTCATCCAAACTGTTCGGTGTGGTCACCGCTTTAAAAGTGGTGCTGTCACTGATCGTTGCCGTCATTTTAATTAAGTTCTTCGGATTCGGTGCGGAAGGGATCGTCCTTGGACTGATCATCGGGATTTTCTTATCCATCGTCTTCTTCATTCCGAAGTATATGCATTTAGTTTCGATCAAAATGATCGACCGGGATATGATCAAGGAAGTCGTGAAGTATTCCGTTCCGTTCATTGCGGCCCTTTCAATGGAAGCCATCATCCTGAATACGGACCGTTATTTGATCGGCTGGTTAATGGACAAGGCATCGGTCGGGATTTATGCCGTTTCGTATGACCTCGCCAAACAGATTCTGTTCCTGTTGATGATGATCATTAACCTCGCCGCTTATCCGTTGGTAGTGAAAGCACTTGAAACAGGCGGCATCAAGGAATGTCAGAAGCAGTTAAACCAAAATACGTCCCTGCTTTTACTCGTATCAGTGCCGGCGACGACCGGTATGATCCTACTGAGCGATTCCTTTACAGATATCTTCCTGGGGGAATCCTATCAAGGCAAAGCAGCGGTCATCTTTTCACTGATTTCCTTGGCGATCTTTATCCAGGGTTTTAAAATGTACTACTTCGACCTTGCCTTCCAGCTTGGTAAAAATACGAAGCTTCAAATCTGGCCGGTGTTGGCAGCAGCCATTCTCAATGTAGTGCTGAATCTGCTGCTCATCCCGAAATACGGAATATTCGGATCTGCCTATGCAACCATCATTTCATACGTTGTATCCGTCCTATTGAGCGCCTTGATCGGAAAGAGAATCTTCCCACTCACCTTCCCATTCAAGGAAGTGGGTAAAATCTTTATCGCAACAGGCATCATGGCCCTCTGCGTCTGGCCGGCACTCGGGATCGGCGGAATCCCCGGCTTCATCGTACAAATTGTCGTTGGCATCGCGGCCTACGGGGCTGTAATTTTAGCACTCGATGTTAATGGGATACGTCAGCTTATTATGCGTCGGATGAAGAAATCTCCTCAGTGA
- a CDS encoding cell wall-binding repeat-containing protein: MKMRVIVSILLLVGCVVFPNGFAQGENENDVRVLIVHKDEGDVSTQSSTTSEEKYEVVSVPEQEVSNTLSELNKDRDIESAEVDQLVYTQALPPNDTYFAKQSRDFEVMKVVEAWEQYEPEEEVTVAIVDSGIDLKHPELRSRLIEGKNFIHEDEPPVDSTGHGTHVAGLVGAVTNNKMGIASAAKNVKLMPVKVFEGKTTYMSTVIQGIRYAVDHGADIINLSLGSYNNMSALEDAIDYAVDKGVLVVGAAGNDNDQAVLYPATYPDVLAVGSVDSARGTKSTFSNYGETVDVSAPGTNIFSTWMNGYETLDGTSMSTAIVSSVSSMVKQQYPFLTGLQVKDVIENSATPLPQIELLGKGLINAEEALNYVKTKNRIYGQTSVETAVNISQNGWPALKEKELKIDGETLNGSFVILASGDSFPDSLAASPLGAYLDSPILLTKNGTLSESVKKELQRLNPSHVLMMGGQNAISNEVENEVKNLEIDTRRIYGQDRYETAIAINKLIPYTSNKAFVVSGQNYPDALSIASYSGRLQYPVLFVQKNKIPQTVRSYMEEKDISKTYVIGGQGIISSDVEDNLPGHYRIFGLDRYETNTKVHQTFASKGSESLYFATGKKFPDALSISSLASRTDSPIILVDKNENPELQKSINVFTNRNSYHILGGPGAIPIQQAWQIDQYMNSK, encoded by the coding sequence ATGAAGATGAGGGTCATCGTTTCTATACTGCTTTTAGTAGGTTGTGTTGTATTTCCAAACGGATTTGCCCAGGGTGAAAATGAGAATGACGTTCGGGTTTTGATTGTACATAAAGACGAAGGGGATGTGTCGACACAGTCATCTACCACATCAGAGGAAAAATACGAGGTAGTGTCGGTTCCCGAACAAGAAGTTTCCAATACTCTTTCAGAACTTAATAAAGATAGAGACATAGAATCGGCAGAGGTCGATCAGCTTGTCTATACTCAGGCTCTTCCGCCGAACGATACGTATTTTGCTAAACAGTCCCGGGACTTCGAGGTCATGAAGGTAGTAGAAGCATGGGAACAATATGAACCGGAAGAAGAAGTGACTGTGGCGATCGTTGATTCAGGGATCGACCTGAAACATCCGGAGCTCCGCAGCAGATTAATAGAAGGAAAGAACTTTATCCATGAAGATGAGCCACCCGTGGATAGTACAGGACACGGTACCCACGTAGCGGGACTGGTGGGGGCTGTGACCAATAATAAAATGGGCATCGCTTCTGCAGCTAAGAACGTGAAACTTATGCCTGTAAAAGTGTTTGAAGGCAAGACTACATATATGTCTACGGTTATACAAGGAATTCGATATGCTGTTGACCACGGAGCGGATATCATCAACTTAAGCCTTGGAAGCTATAACAATATGAGTGCCCTTGAAGACGCCATTGATTACGCCGTGGACAAGGGAGTTCTCGTAGTGGGTGCTGCCGGCAATGATAATGACCAGGCGGTTCTTTATCCAGCGACGTATCCCGATGTGCTGGCTGTCGGTAGTGTCGACAGTGCGAGAGGGACGAAATCTACGTTCTCCAATTACGGGGAAACCGTGGATGTATCGGCGCCAGGCACGAATATTTTCAGTACATGGATGAATGGGTATGAAACATTGGATGGGACCAGCATGTCCACGGCCATCGTTAGCTCGGTTTCCTCCATGGTGAAGCAGCAGTATCCCTTCCTGACAGGTTTGCAGGTGAAAGATGTAATTGAAAACTCAGCCACTCCATTACCCCAAATCGAACTATTGGGAAAAGGCTTGATCAATGCAGAGGAAGCATTGAACTACGTCAAAACAAAAAATCGCATCTATGGCCAGACGTCAGTGGAAACGGCCGTTAATATATCTCAAAATGGCTGGCCGGCTTTAAAGGAGAAAGAATTGAAGATAGATGGGGAAACATTGAATGGCTCGTTTGTGATTCTGGCAAGCGGTGACTCGTTCCCTGATAGTTTAGCGGCTTCTCCCCTGGGAGCTTATTTGGACAGTCCGATCCTTTTAACGAAAAACGGTACGTTGAGTGAATCGGTCAAGAAAGAGTTACAGAGGTTAAACCCATCTCACGTGTTAATGATGGGTGGGCAAAATGCCATCTCAAACGAGGTAGAAAATGAAGTGAAGAATCTGGAAATCGATACCCGCAGGATTTATGGGCAAGACCGCTATGAAACAGCGATCGCGATCAATAAGTTGATTCCGTATACATCCAATAAAGCGTTTGTCGTTTCAGGACAAAACTATCCTGATGCTCTTTCAATTGCTTCGTATAGTGGAAGGCTGCAATACCCCGTCCTCTTTGTTCAAAAAAACAAGATTCCACAGACCGTTCGCAGTTATATGGAAGAGAAAGACATCTCCAAGACGTACGTCATCGGGGGTCAAGGAATCATATCTTCAGACGTAGAGGATAACCTGCCGGGCCACTACCGTATATTCGGGCTGGATCGTTATGAGACCAATACGAAAGTTCATCAGACGTTCGCATCAAAAGGGTCTGAGTCACTTTACTTTGCTACGGGTAAAAAGTTTCCCGATGCCCTCAGCATCAGTTCGCTGGCTTCAAGAACCGATAGCCCGATCATTCTGGTGGATAAAAATGAAAACCCGGAATTACAAAAATCCATCAACGTATTTACGAATCGAAATTCCTATCATATTCTGGGTGGACCAGGCGCTATACCGATTCAACAGGCATGGCAAATCGATCAGTATATGAATAGTAAGTAA
- a CDS encoding LCP family protein has product MKTRNDYRQRMRRRKRFFRIFLVLSFLGASVVTAYFLYQYQSGIMQAGKPQAASEEVPEFNGKKDEHGKVNVLLLGSDTRGEDKARTDTIMIAQYDPEKGEAKLVSLMRDMYVNVPEYGMYKLNTSYFLGGPELLRQTLKENFDIDVQYYALMDFKGFQKVVDVLAPNGIEMNVEKAMSTNINVSLEPGLQKLNGKELLGYARFRHDAEGDFGRVKRQQEVINALKDEMLSLNGVSKIPKLMGTVSPYIETNIGAMDRISLAKEFVLNPADKIETMRVPIDHSFENARYEGAGAVLEVDLEANTEALKDFLNGEEPKSYAEYVEEESSSESDTVEDTGSYGETEDSGAYEESTETEDSGSYEE; this is encoded by the coding sequence ATGAAGACTCGAAATGACTATAGACAGCGGATGAGAAGAAGGAAGAGATTCTTTCGTATATTTCTCGTATTATCTTTTTTAGGGGCAAGTGTTGTCACGGCCTATTTTCTCTATCAATATCAAAGCGGGATCATGCAGGCAGGAAAGCCACAGGCAGCTTCCGAAGAGGTTCCCGAATTTAATGGAAAAAAAGATGAACATGGTAAAGTGAATGTACTATTGCTGGGATCTGATACAAGGGGTGAAGATAAGGCCCGTACAGACACCATCATGATCGCTCAGTACGATCCCGAAAAAGGGGAAGCCAAATTGGTTTCATTAATGAGAGATATGTATGTCAACGTTCCGGAATATGGAATGTATAAACTGAATACCTCCTATTTTCTGGGCGGCCCTGAGCTGCTCCGTCAAACGTTGAAAGAGAACTTCGATATCGACGTTCAATATTATGCGTTAATGGACTTTAAAGGGTTCCAGAAGGTAGTCGATGTTCTGGCACCAAATGGAATTGAAATGAACGTTGAAAAGGCAATGTCCACAAATATAAATGTAAGCCTGGAACCCGGCTTACAGAAGTTGAACGGTAAGGAACTACTGGGTTACGCACGATTCAGACACGATGCAGAAGGAGACTTCGGTCGGGTGAAGCGCCAGCAGGAAGTCATCAATGCGTTGAAGGATGAAATGCTGTCATTGAACGGTGTTTCCAAAATCCCTAAACTCATGGGGACGGTTTCCCCTTATATCGAAACGAACATCGGAGCCATGGACCGAATCAGTCTTGCAAAGGAATTCGTACTGAATCCCGCGGATAAGATCGAAACAATGAGAGTGCCAATCGACCATTCGTTTGAAAATGCCCGATATGAAGGCGCCGGTGCCGTGTTAGAGGTAGACCTTGAAGCAAATACGGAAGCGTTGAAAGACTTTTTGAATGGCGAAGAACCTAAGTCGTACGCAGAATATGTAGAGGAAGAATCGTCGAGTGAGAGTGACACGGTTGAGGATACCGGCAGTTATGGTGAAACAGAAGATAGCGGTGCCTATGAAGAATCGACCGAAACCGAGGATTCAGGTAGTTACGAGGAATAG
- a CDS encoding cell wall-binding repeat-containing protein, whose amino-acid sequence MNSKMKKLVSGIAAVALTATLANPITSKAAGYENPSKYEINQLLTEAAMKYDVPAEVVKALAAEESGWKQFTSDGEPNISGDGGIGIMQVTNTSGYDVERLKSDIAFNIEAGIKILNKKWELGEKGLTDWDRSTSIPTIGDNERDIIENWYFAILAYNGQVPTNSPIKMETGERNFGSYQDRVYAELSSGNPGIFPNDVVEIPFAKEDFTYTGDQNFYLLFNKKHYEVEGLSHTTRHSYQPGDLVISANGSKFREGPSSDTKEVSAKLPAGETEVLEILKGFEYDTSKNPNHFVWYDVEREDNKQDAYVASSELNKIGERLSGIDRIKTAVDISQAGWNQADTVVLAQGYNFPDALTGGPLAYKNDAPLLLTDKTKLTESTKNEIQRLKTSNVIILGGEGAVGKSVMETLKGMGLKVKRIGGIDRYETAQLISEQVAANPDKAIIASGKNFPDALSVAPYASVKGYPILLTAKDSVSSYTTEALNGVDGTIVVGGEGVITNAVMKKVKGEQRVSGIDRYETSLEIARKLPLSNPGENVLVASGKNYPDALSGSVLAAKQQAPLLLSNPEQLPTSVNNYVLSEKYKQFFLLGGPGAINVEDELGDLYKKLYY is encoded by the coding sequence ATGAATTCTAAAATGAAGAAACTGGTTTCTGGAATCGCGGCTGTGGCTCTGACTGCAACATTGGCGAATCCCATCACGTCTAAAGCGGCAGGGTACGAGAATCCTTCAAAATATGAAATCAATCAACTACTGACGGAAGCGGCAATGAAATACGACGTACCTGCGGAAGTCGTGAAAGCACTCGCTGCCGAAGAAAGTGGCTGGAAGCAATTCACGAGTGACGGAGAACCGAACATATCCGGTGATGGCGGTATTGGGATCATGCAGGTGACCAATACATCCGGCTACGATGTAGAGCGATTGAAAAGCGATATTGCCTTCAATATTGAAGCGGGAATCAAGATTCTGAACAAAAAATGGGAGCTGGGCGAGAAAGGTCTGACAGACTGGGATCGATCTACAAGCATCCCGACGATCGGTGACAATGAGCGGGACATCATTGAGAACTGGTATTTTGCCATTTTAGCCTACAACGGCCAGGTCCCAACCAACAGTCCGATTAAAATGGAAACCGGAGAAAGAAACTTCGGAAGTTACCAGGACCGTGTATACGCCGAGCTTTCAAGTGGAAACCCGGGGATCTTCCCAAATGATGTAGTCGAAATTCCATTTGCAAAAGAGGACTTCACTTATACGGGAGATCAGAACTTCTATCTACTATTTAATAAGAAGCATTATGAGGTGGAAGGTCTTTCCCATACTACGAGACACTCTTATCAGCCGGGGGATTTAGTCATCTCTGCCAATGGGTCGAAGTTCAGGGAAGGCCCGAGTTCTGATACGAAAGAGGTTTCTGCTAAACTTCCAGCAGGGGAAACGGAAGTCCTTGAGATCCTTAAAGGGTTCGAGTACGACACATCCAAAAATCCGAATCACTTCGTCTGGTACGACGTGGAACGGGAAGACAACAAGCAGGATGCATATGTTGCTTCAAGTGAACTGAACAAAATCGGGGAGAGGCTCTCCGGGATCGATCGGATCAAGACAGCAGTGGACATTTCCCAAGCTGGATGGAACCAGGCGGATACCGTGGTCCTTGCTCAAGGATATAATTTTCCGGATGCGCTGACGGGTGGTCCCCTTGCATATAAAAATGATGCACCGCTCCTTTTAACGGATAAAACGAAACTAACGGAATCAACGAAGAACGAAATTCAACGCCTGAAAACATCCAATGTCATTATACTTGGAGGGGAAGGCGCAGTTGGCAAGAGCGTCATGGAAACGCTCAAAGGAATGGGATTGAAGGTGAAACGCATCGGTGGTATCGACCGTTATGAAACGGCTCAGCTGATTTCGGAACAGGTAGCGGCCAACCCGGATAAAGCGATCATTGCTTCAGGCAAGAACTTCCCGGACGCTCTTTCCGTTGCTCCTTATGCGTCGGTTAAAGGGTACCCAATCCTTCTGACAGCGAAAGATTCTGTTTCATCCTACACAACGGAAGCTCTGAATGGAGTGGACGGTACGATTGTCGTGGGGGGAGAAGGTGTCATTACCAACGCAGTCATGAAGAAGGTAAAAGGAGAACAGAGGGTCAGTGGAATCGATCGTTATGAAACGTCCCTTGAAATTGCAAGGAAGCTGCCACTGTCCAACCCAGGGGAAAACGTACTTGTAGCAAGCGGGAAAAATTACCCCGATGCACTATCGGGATCGGTCTTGGCGGCGAAGCAACAAGCTCCACTGCTGTTATCGAATCCGGAGCAGCTGCCGACAAGCGTCAATAATTATGTCCTTTCTGAAAAATACAAACAGTTCTTCCTCCTTGGAGGTCCAGGCGCGATTAATGTAGAAGATGAGCTTGGAGATTTATACAAAAAGCTGTATTATTAA
- a CDS encoding glycosyltransferase translates to MKVLLLAPANNVHTKKWLDYYNSIGIEVMNISLENHKDSTETIPWENVSRVYLNLKLNHKISYLFTVSRLKKIIRKWQPDLIHSHYASSYGLIGALTGFNPYILSVWGSDIYDFPNKNMMNRIILQYALKKADYICSTSPALELETKKYIDENKPLSITPFGVDIDQFKPNPEEKVEGQFRIGIAKGMEPKYGIEYLLKGFKLFLEELGPERQYVRLQLAGDGPYFAKYRKMADDLEISGNVDFLGRIAHEDVPGFISSLQIFVISSLIESFGVSAVEAQACGVPVVATNVGGLPEVVLDGKTGYLIPSKDPQALAEKLLFLYKDSSEREKLGRNGREHVLHHYDWEENSKRMIDLYNKIVKKEK, encoded by the coding sequence ATGAAAGTTTTATTATTAGCACCAGCGAATAATGTGCATACGAAGAAGTGGCTTGATTACTATAATTCGATTGGTATCGAGGTCATGAATATTAGTTTAGAGAACCACAAAGACTCTACTGAAACCATCCCATGGGAGAATGTAAGCAGAGTCTATTTAAATTTGAAATTGAACCATAAGATTTCCTATTTATTTACGGTATCCAGGCTAAAGAAGATCATCCGGAAATGGCAGCCGGATCTGATCCATTCTCATTATGCGTCAAGCTATGGATTGATCGGTGCACTTACAGGCTTCAATCCATACATTTTGTCCGTCTGGGGTTCGGATATCTATGATTTTCCTAATAAGAATATGATGAATCGGATCATTCTTCAATATGCATTGAAAAAGGCGGATTATATTTGTTCCACCAGTCCTGCTTTGGAGCTTGAAACGAAAAAATATATCGATGAAAATAAGCCGTTATCCATCACTCCTTTTGGGGTTGATATTGACCAATTCAAACCGAATCCGGAAGAGAAGGTGGAAGGCCAATTCAGGATCGGAATTGCGAAAGGAATGGAACCGAAGTACGGGATTGAGTATCTTCTGAAGGGCTTTAAGCTCTTTTTGGAAGAACTGGGTCCTGAACGGCAATACGTTCGCCTGCAATTGGCCGGGGACGGACCTTATTTTGCAAAATACAGGAAAATGGCAGATGATCTGGAGATTAGTGGAAACGTAGATTTTTTAGGTAGGATTGCTCATGAAGATGTGCCTGGATTCATCTCATCCCTGCAAATTTTCGTCATTTCTTCTTTAATTGAAAGCTTTGGTGTTTCTGCCGTAGAGGCACAGGCATGCGGGGTTCCGGTTGTCGCCACAAATGTCGGGGGACTCCCGGAAGTCGTCCTGGATGGGAAAACAGGGTATTTGATCCCGTCAAAGGATCCACAAGCGTTAGCAGAAAAATTACTATTTTTATATAAGGATTCTTCTGAACGTGAAAAATTGGGGAGAAACGGCAGGGAACATGTTCTCCATCATTATGATTGGGAAGAGAACTCAAAACGGATGATAGACCTTTATAATAAAATAGTAAAAAAAGAGAAATAA